The Dokdonia sp. 4H-3-7-5 genomic interval CTACAGCTTGATTTTAGTTTCGAGTATTGGAGAATTATAATAGTTAATCTCTAGTATATCCATTCTCTTATAATGCTTATATAATCGCTTCTTATAAGAATCCCAATTATAATTACTGGGGTTACTCCAGCCTAATTCGGCGTGACCTATGAGTCTTGGAAAAGCAAGATACTCAATATCATCAGAGGATTTTATAGTCTCAGACCACAAAGGAGATTCAATACCCAACACTTGTGAGACAGGAACATTTTTAAAAATTTGTGATGGATTCCAGATATAAGCGCTATCTAACTCAACCGTTCCGGCCCAAGTAAGTCCTATAGGAGACTTCTTTGTGTATTTCATATCAAGATACATACGCTTTGCAGGAGATAAAATAACTTTTGCACCTTGAGTAAGTCCTCGCGATGCGGTAGTGGTTCTTTGCCAGTGTTGTACTATGTAAGTGCTATCTACACCAGCACTTTCTATCTCTTCCCAGCCTATTACGTGTTTATTGTACTTCTTAACTATTGGAAACACTTTATTGAGAAATATATTATAATCCTTTTTTGAAGTGACGTGAGATTCATCACCTCCTAGATGTATATATGGCCCAGGGGTCATTGCTGCTATTTCCTTTATCACATTTTCTACAAATGTGTATGTAATATCTTTATCTACGCACAAGGTGCTAAAACCTACACGCATTCCCTTATACAGCTTTGTGACTTTACCATTACAGTTGAGCTCGGGATAAGATGCCAGTGCTGCATTAGTATGTCCAGGCATATCAATCTCTGGAATCACCGTAATAAATTTTGACTGAGCATAAGCTACAATCGATTTATAATCTTCTTGAGTATAAAATCCAGGGCGTTCATTACGCACAGACGAGCTCCCTCCTATTTCCGTAAGTTTAGGCCATGACTTGATCTCAATACGCCACCCTTGGTCATCGGTTAAGTGTAAGTGTAATTTATTAAGTTTATAAAATGCCATTTGATCAATGAGACGCTTTACTTCATCTACGGTAAAGAAGTGACGTGCAACGTCTAGCATCATACCTCTATACTCGTACTGCGGTGCATCTACAATTTTTAGTCCTGGGATGACTAGACTATCAATCTGCTTTCCTGCAATAAGAGCATCTGGTAAAACTTGCAATAGCGTTTGCATACCCCTAAAGACACCACTAGGTGTTGACCCAGCAAGCGACAATCTCTTATTATTTATAGCAAGTGCATATCCCTCTGGGGAAGGTATACTATCACTAGACACAATATTAAATGAAACTACATTTTCATCTACTTCATTATCTAGTGTTAATGGAAAAGGTGTTTGTTTTAAAAGATTTTTAAACTGCGTGGCAATTGCTTGCACTTCTGGCAATGTATCACTCATCACTCTAGTTTCCTGATCAAATAAAAAGCCATAATCCTCTGCAACTATCTGATCTGGAATTGGGATAAGAACGAGCTTTTCAATACTTGTTTGCACAAGAGGTTTCTCCTTTTTACAAGAGAAAAACGAGAAACAAATAACTAGCACTAAAAATCTCAAAACCATAACTTAATTAATTTAATCTATAATAACCACATTTAAGATATGCTCCTTCAGGAAAACTAATAGGATGATCGCTATCATGGTAGGTTTTACCTTCAACCGTAAACTTGCGATCTGCCTTTTTTATATTGAGTTCACAGATATCAAAAAATGCCTCTGCTTCTACTCTAGAAGAGCAAGAAGCTAGTACAAGCATCCCTTTTTTGGCTGTTAGTTTGGTTCCTAATTGAGCAAGTCTAGCATAGCTATTTCTAGCCGTATTTACTTCCTTTGCGCTCTTTGCAAAACTTGGTGGGTCTATCACAACGATATCATACTTCTCACCTTCATCTATAAGTTGCTGTAAACCAACAAAGGCATCTATAGCAAGAATTTTATGATTACCAGCATGCTTATTGAGTTTACCATTATCTAGAGCAACCTGTAATGCCTGAGCACTAATATCAAGACTCAACACCTCTGTTGCTCCTCCTGCAAGTGCATGTACAGAGAATCCTCCAGCATAGCTAAAGACATCTAGCACAGTCTTACCCTTTGCCA includes:
- a CDS encoding family 20 glycosylhydrolase; its protein translation is MQTSIEKLVLIPIPDQIVAEDYGFLFDQETRVMSDTLPEVQAIATQFKNLLKQTPFPLTLDNEVDENVVSFNIVSSDSIPSPEGYALAINNKRLSLAGSTPSGVFRGMQTLLQVLPDALIAGKQIDSLVIPGLKIVDAPQYEYRGMMLDVARHFFTVDEVKRLIDQMAFYKLNKLHLHLTDDQGWRIEIKSWPKLTEIGGSSSVRNERPGFYTQEDYKSIVAYAQSKFITVIPEIDMPGHTNAALASYPELNCNGKVTKLYKGMRVGFSTLCVDKDITYTFVENVIKEIAAMTPGPYIHLGGDESHVTSKKDYNIFLNKVFPIVKKYNKHVIGWEEIESAGVDSTYIVQHWQRTTTASRGLTQGAKVILSPAKRMYLDMKYTKKSPIGLTWAGTVELDSAYIWNPSQIFKNVPVSQVLGIESPLWSETIKSSDDIEYLAFPRLIGHAELGWSNPSNYNWDSYKKRLYKHYKRMDILEINYYNSPILETKIKL